Proteins from a single region of Nerophis ophidion isolate RoL-2023_Sa linkage group LG10, RoL_Noph_v1.0, whole genome shotgun sequence:
- the dclre1c gene encoding protein artemis isoform X4 yields the protein MSTFAGRMKEYPNISLDRFDNDNLTARAYFLSHCHKDHMRGIKAPKMKRRLQTSRKVRLYCSFVTKELLLSSPKYHFWEDFIVPLELESPTQISPVDEVSGESEEIVVTLLPAGHCPGSVMFLFEGCRGNVLYTGDFRLAVGDVSRMEHLHSGSRVKDIQSVYVDSTFCDPRFYQIPSREECVNAIVRLVGDWIAQSCYHMVWFNCKAAYGYEYLFTKLGEEFNTQVHVNNLLMFRRMPEILSYVTTDRRTQIHACRPPKNEVYLHGNRIPCGCTASDGTCLRMMSIKPSTMWFGERIKKTNVIVKSGSTSFRACFSFHSSYCEIKDFLSHLQPVHVYPNVIPLGHTVNQVTQMLQQMCRKQPEEAFTYKPLGALKRSVAMRTPCDSDSDDELFDGMDTAPVRKKLALSHHVEDAPSPHNTAPPASEEDLVHATLLPPSTNNYMDCTESNDEDEDEASDEEVNTRAERSSGLRSVLEPLSCIHAEGGVYPGQVATLV from the exons ATGAGTACATTTGCAGGACGAATGAAAGAGTATCCAAACATTTCTTTGGATCGCTTCGACAACGATAACTTAACCGCGCGTGCATATTTTCTGTCGCACTGTCACAAAG ACCACATGAGAGGAATTAAAGCACCGAAGATGAAAAGAAGGCTTCAGACCAG CCGCAAAGTCAGACTTTACTGCTCGTTTGTGACCAAAGAGCTCCTGCTGAGCAGTCCCAAGTACCATTTTTGGGAGGACTTCATT GTTCCCTTAGAACTGGAAAGCCCAACTCAGATTTCTCCGGTGGATGAGGTGTCAGGAGAG AGCGAAGAAATTGTGGTCACGCTGCTTCCTGCTGGTCACTGTCCGGGCTCAGTCAT GTTCCTGTTTGAAGGTTGCAGAGGGAACGTGTTGTACACAGGAGACTTCCGGTTGGCAGTTGGAGACGTGTCAAGGATGGAACACCTGCACTCAGGAAGCAG AGTGAAGGACATTCAGAGTGTTTATGTGGACTCCACCTTCTGTGACCCTCGTTTCTACCAGATTCCTTCTCGG GAGGAGTGTGTGAACGCCATCGTGCGCCTGGTGGGCGACTGGATCGCTCAGAGCTGCTACCACATGGTGTGGTTCAACTGCAAGGCGGCCTACGGCTACGAGTACTTGTTCACCAAGTTAGGAGAAGAGTTCAACACGCAG GTGCACGTCAACAACCTGCTGATGTTCCGGAGGATGCCGGAGATCCTGAGTTACGTGACCACGGACCGCAGGACGCAGATTCATGCCTGTCGACCCCCTAAG AATGAGGTGTATCTCCACGGCAACCGAATACCGTGCGGCTGCACAGCTTCAGACGGGACATGTCTTCGTATGATGAGCATCAAACCTTCCACCATGTGGTTTGGAGAGAGGATTAAGAAGACCAACGTCATTGTCAA ATCAGGAAGCACGTCCTTCCGAGCCTGTTTCAGCTTCCACTCGTCCTATTGTGAG ATTAAAGACTTCCTGTCCCACCTCCAGCCTGTCCACGTCTATCCCAACGTCATCCCGCTGGGACACACGGTCAACCAAGTCACGCAGAT GCTCCAGCAGATGTGCAGGAAGCAGCCAGAGGAAGCGTTCACGTACAAACCACTAGGGGCGCTCAAGCGCAGCGTAGCCATGAGAACGCCTTGTG ATTCCGACAGCGATGATGAGCTCTTTGACGGGATGGACACGGCGCCAGTGAGGAAGAAGCTAGCGCTGAGCCACCACGTTGAAGACG CTCCCAGCCCGCACAACACAGCACCCCCTGCCTCTGAGGAGGACTTAGTGCATGCGACACTCTTGCCACCCAGCACAAACAACTACATGGACTGTACCGAGTCCAATGACGAAGACGAGGACGAGGCGAGCGACGAGGAAGTCAACACCCGGGCGGAACGTAGCTCAG
- the dclre1c gene encoding protein artemis isoform X1 gives MSTFAGRMKEYPNISLDRFDNDNLTARAYFLSHCHKDHMRGIKAPKMKRRLQTSRKVRLYCSFVTKELLLSSPKYHFWEDFIVPLELESPTQISPVDEVSGESEEIVVTLLPAGHCPGSVMFLFEGCRGNVLYTGDFRLAVGDVSRMEHLHSGSRVKDIQSVYVDSTFCDPRFYQIPSREECVNAIVRLVGDWIAQSCYHMVWFNCKAAYGYEYLFTKLGEEFNTQVHVNNLLMFRRMPEILSYVTTDRRTQIHACRPPKNEVYLHGNRIPCGCTASDGTCLRMMSIKPSTMWFGERIKKTNVIVKSGSTSFRACFSFHSSYCEIKDFLSHLQPVHVYPNVIPLGHTVNQVTQMLQQMCRKQPEEAFTYKPLGALKRSVAMRTPCDSDSDDELFDGMDTAPVRKKLALSHHVEDAPSPHNTAPPASEEDLVHATLLPPSTNNYMDCTESNDEDEDEASDEEVNTRAERSSGEPPRWEDFFTVETLPDSQNSLNSQSEPCSVPGSSPSRRTDSQTPEVFSEQEESPDDNFSLALSASLSNHSSQNQDSDPPRTFIHSQNASGSPEELPESQASSDFDIPCTPESKRPTPDELSQLYRKLASGEEVLLQTGSQCST, from the exons ATGAGTACATTTGCAGGACGAATGAAAGAGTATCCAAACATTTCTTTGGATCGCTTCGACAACGATAACTTAACCGCGCGTGCATATTTTCTGTCGCACTGTCACAAAG ACCACATGAGAGGAATTAAAGCACCGAAGATGAAAAGAAGGCTTCAGACCAG CCGCAAAGTCAGACTTTACTGCTCGTTTGTGACCAAAGAGCTCCTGCTGAGCAGTCCCAAGTACCATTTTTGGGAGGACTTCATT GTTCCCTTAGAACTGGAAAGCCCAACTCAGATTTCTCCGGTGGATGAGGTGTCAGGAGAG AGCGAAGAAATTGTGGTCACGCTGCTTCCTGCTGGTCACTGTCCGGGCTCAGTCAT GTTCCTGTTTGAAGGTTGCAGAGGGAACGTGTTGTACACAGGAGACTTCCGGTTGGCAGTTGGAGACGTGTCAAGGATGGAACACCTGCACTCAGGAAGCAG AGTGAAGGACATTCAGAGTGTTTATGTGGACTCCACCTTCTGTGACCCTCGTTTCTACCAGATTCCTTCTCGG GAGGAGTGTGTGAACGCCATCGTGCGCCTGGTGGGCGACTGGATCGCTCAGAGCTGCTACCACATGGTGTGGTTCAACTGCAAGGCGGCCTACGGCTACGAGTACTTGTTCACCAAGTTAGGAGAAGAGTTCAACACGCAG GTGCACGTCAACAACCTGCTGATGTTCCGGAGGATGCCGGAGATCCTGAGTTACGTGACCACGGACCGCAGGACGCAGATTCATGCCTGTCGACCCCCTAAG AATGAGGTGTATCTCCACGGCAACCGAATACCGTGCGGCTGCACAGCTTCAGACGGGACATGTCTTCGTATGATGAGCATCAAACCTTCCACCATGTGGTTTGGAGAGAGGATTAAGAAGACCAACGTCATTGTCAA ATCAGGAAGCACGTCCTTCCGAGCCTGTTTCAGCTTCCACTCGTCCTATTGTGAG ATTAAAGACTTCCTGTCCCACCTCCAGCCTGTCCACGTCTATCCCAACGTCATCCCGCTGGGACACACGGTCAACCAAGTCACGCAGAT GCTCCAGCAGATGTGCAGGAAGCAGCCAGAGGAAGCGTTCACGTACAAACCACTAGGGGCGCTCAAGCGCAGCGTAGCCATGAGAACGCCTTGTG ATTCCGACAGCGATGATGAGCTCTTTGACGGGATGGACACGGCGCCAGTGAGGAAGAAGCTAGCGCTGAGCCACCACGTTGAAGACG CTCCCAGCCCGCACAACACAGCACCCCCTGCCTCTGAGGAGGACTTAGTGCATGCGACACTCTTGCCACCCAGCACAAACAACTACATGGACTGTACCGAGTCCAATGACGAAGACGAGGACGAGGCGAGCGACGAGGAAGTCAACACCCGGGCGGAACGTAGCTCAGGTGAGCCCCCCAGGTGGGAGGACTTCTTTACCGTGGAGACCCTACCGGACAGCCAGAACAGCCTCAACAGCCAATCAGAGCCCTGCTCCGTCCCAGGCTCCTCCCCCTCCAGGAGGACAGACTCACAGACACCTGAAGTGTTCAGCGAACAGGAGGAGAGCCCGGATGACAACTTCAGTCTGGCTCTGTCCGCCTCCTTGTCCAACCATTCCTCACAGAACCAGGACTCAGATCCTCCTCGCACCTTCATCCATTCACAGAACGCCAGCGGCTCCCCGGAAGAGTTACCCGAGTCTCAGGCGTCGTCGGACTTTGACATTCCCTGCACCCCAGAGTCCAAGAGGCCAACCCCTGACGAACTGTCTCAactctacaggaagttggcatcgGGAGAGGAAGTGCTGCTGCAGACAGGAAGTCAGTGTTCTACGTGA
- the dclre1c gene encoding protein artemis isoform X2: MSTFAGRMKEYPNISLDRFDNDNLTARAYFLSHCHKDHMRGIKAPKMKRRLQTSRKVRLYCSFVTKELLLSSPKYHFWEDFIVPLELESPTQISPVDEVSGESEEIVVTLLPAGHCPGSVMLQRERVVHRRLPVGSWRRVKDGTPALRKQEECVNAIVRLVGDWIAQSCYHMVWFNCKAAYGYEYLFTKLGEEFNTQVHVNNLLMFRRMPEILSYVTTDRRTQIHACRPPKNEVYLHGNRIPCGCTASDGTCLRMMSIKPSTMWFGERIKKTNVIVKSGSTSFRACFSFHSSYCEIKDFLSHLQPVHVYPNVIPLGHTVNQVTQMLQQMCRKQPEEAFTYKPLGALKRSVAMRTPCDSDSDDELFDGMDTAPVRKKLALSHHVEDAPSPHNTAPPASEEDLVHATLLPPSTNNYMDCTESNDEDEDEASDEEVNTRAERSSGEPPRWEDFFTVETLPDSQNSLNSQSEPCSVPGSSPSRRTDSQTPEVFSEQEESPDDNFSLALSASLSNHSSQNQDSDPPRTFIHSQNASGSPEELPESQASSDFDIPCTPESKRPTPDELSQLYRKLASGEEVLLQTGSQCST, translated from the exons ATGAGTACATTTGCAGGACGAATGAAAGAGTATCCAAACATTTCTTTGGATCGCTTCGACAACGATAACTTAACCGCGCGTGCATATTTTCTGTCGCACTGTCACAAAG ACCACATGAGAGGAATTAAAGCACCGAAGATGAAAAGAAGGCTTCAGACCAG CCGCAAAGTCAGACTTTACTGCTCGTTTGTGACCAAAGAGCTCCTGCTGAGCAGTCCCAAGTACCATTTTTGGGAGGACTTCATT GTTCCCTTAGAACTGGAAAGCCCAACTCAGATTTCTCCGGTGGATGAGGTGTCAGGAGAG AGCGAAGAAATTGTGGTCACGCTGCTTCCTGCTGGTCACTGTCCGGGCTCAGTCAT GTTGCAGAGGGAACGTGTTGTACACAGGAGACTTCCGGTTGGCAGTTGGAGACGTGTCAAGGATGGAACACCTGCACTCAGGAAGCAG GAGGAGTGTGTGAACGCCATCGTGCGCCTGGTGGGCGACTGGATCGCTCAGAGCTGCTACCACATGGTGTGGTTCAACTGCAAGGCGGCCTACGGCTACGAGTACTTGTTCACCAAGTTAGGAGAAGAGTTCAACACGCAG GTGCACGTCAACAACCTGCTGATGTTCCGGAGGATGCCGGAGATCCTGAGTTACGTGACCACGGACCGCAGGACGCAGATTCATGCCTGTCGACCCCCTAAG AATGAGGTGTATCTCCACGGCAACCGAATACCGTGCGGCTGCACAGCTTCAGACGGGACATGTCTTCGTATGATGAGCATCAAACCTTCCACCATGTGGTTTGGAGAGAGGATTAAGAAGACCAACGTCATTGTCAA ATCAGGAAGCACGTCCTTCCGAGCCTGTTTCAGCTTCCACTCGTCCTATTGTGAG ATTAAAGACTTCCTGTCCCACCTCCAGCCTGTCCACGTCTATCCCAACGTCATCCCGCTGGGACACACGGTCAACCAAGTCACGCAGAT GCTCCAGCAGATGTGCAGGAAGCAGCCAGAGGAAGCGTTCACGTACAAACCACTAGGGGCGCTCAAGCGCAGCGTAGCCATGAGAACGCCTTGTG ATTCCGACAGCGATGATGAGCTCTTTGACGGGATGGACACGGCGCCAGTGAGGAAGAAGCTAGCGCTGAGCCACCACGTTGAAGACG CTCCCAGCCCGCACAACACAGCACCCCCTGCCTCTGAGGAGGACTTAGTGCATGCGACACTCTTGCCACCCAGCACAAACAACTACATGGACTGTACCGAGTCCAATGACGAAGACGAGGACGAGGCGAGCGACGAGGAAGTCAACACCCGGGCGGAACGTAGCTCAGGTGAGCCCCCCAGGTGGGAGGACTTCTTTACCGTGGAGACCCTACCGGACAGCCAGAACAGCCTCAACAGCCAATCAGAGCCCTGCTCCGTCCCAGGCTCCTCCCCCTCCAGGAGGACAGACTCACAGACACCTGAAGTGTTCAGCGAACAGGAGGAGAGCCCGGATGACAACTTCAGTCTGGCTCTGTCCGCCTCCTTGTCCAACCATTCCTCACAGAACCAGGACTCAGATCCTCCTCGCACCTTCATCCATTCACAGAACGCCAGCGGCTCCCCGGAAGAGTTACCCGAGTCTCAGGCGTCGTCGGACTTTGACATTCCCTGCACCCCAGAGTCCAAGAGGCCAACCCCTGACGAACTGTCTCAactctacaggaagttggcatcgGGAGAGGAAGTGCTGCTGCAGACAGGAAGTCAGTGTTCTACGTGA
- the dclre1c gene encoding protein artemis isoform X3 — MRCQERAKKLWSRCFLLVTVRAQSCCRGNVLYTGDFRLAVGDVSRMEHLHSGSRVKDIQSVYVDSTFCDPRFYQIPSREECVNAIVRLVGDWIAQSCYHMVWFNCKAAYGYEYLFTKLGEEFNTQVHVNNLLMFRRMPEILSYVTTDRRTQIHACRPPKNEVYLHGNRIPCGCTASDGTCLRMMSIKPSTMWFGERIKKTNVIVKSGSTSFRACFSFHSSYCEIKDFLSHLQPVHVYPNVIPLGHTVNQVTQMLQQMCRKQPEEAFTYKPLGALKRSVAMRTPCDSDSDDELFDGMDTAPVRKKLALSHHVEDAPSPHNTAPPASEEDLVHATLLPPSTNNYMDCTESNDEDEDEASDEEVNTRAERSSGEPPRWEDFFTVETLPDSQNSLNSQSEPCSVPGSSPSRRTDSQTPEVFSEQEESPDDNFSLALSASLSNHSSQNQDSDPPRTFIHSQNASGSPEELPESQASSDFDIPCTPESKRPTPDELSQLYRKLASGEEVLLQTGSQCST, encoded by the exons ATGAGGTGTCAGGAGAG AGCGAAGAAATTGTGGTCACGCTGCTTCCTGCTGGTCACTGTCCGGGCTCAGTCAT GTTGCAGAGGGAACGTGTTGTACACAGGAGACTTCCGGTTGGCAGTTGGAGACGTGTCAAGGATGGAACACCTGCACTCAGGAAGCAG AGTGAAGGACATTCAGAGTGTTTATGTGGACTCCACCTTCTGTGACCCTCGTTTCTACCAGATTCCTTCTCGG GAGGAGTGTGTGAACGCCATCGTGCGCCTGGTGGGCGACTGGATCGCTCAGAGCTGCTACCACATGGTGTGGTTCAACTGCAAGGCGGCCTACGGCTACGAGTACTTGTTCACCAAGTTAGGAGAAGAGTTCAACACGCAG GTGCACGTCAACAACCTGCTGATGTTCCGGAGGATGCCGGAGATCCTGAGTTACGTGACCACGGACCGCAGGACGCAGATTCATGCCTGTCGACCCCCTAAG AATGAGGTGTATCTCCACGGCAACCGAATACCGTGCGGCTGCACAGCTTCAGACGGGACATGTCTTCGTATGATGAGCATCAAACCTTCCACCATGTGGTTTGGAGAGAGGATTAAGAAGACCAACGTCATTGTCAA ATCAGGAAGCACGTCCTTCCGAGCCTGTTTCAGCTTCCACTCGTCCTATTGTGAG ATTAAAGACTTCCTGTCCCACCTCCAGCCTGTCCACGTCTATCCCAACGTCATCCCGCTGGGACACACGGTCAACCAAGTCACGCAGAT GCTCCAGCAGATGTGCAGGAAGCAGCCAGAGGAAGCGTTCACGTACAAACCACTAGGGGCGCTCAAGCGCAGCGTAGCCATGAGAACGCCTTGTG ATTCCGACAGCGATGATGAGCTCTTTGACGGGATGGACACGGCGCCAGTGAGGAAGAAGCTAGCGCTGAGCCACCACGTTGAAGACG CTCCCAGCCCGCACAACACAGCACCCCCTGCCTCTGAGGAGGACTTAGTGCATGCGACACTCTTGCCACCCAGCACAAACAACTACATGGACTGTACCGAGTCCAATGACGAAGACGAGGACGAGGCGAGCGACGAGGAAGTCAACACCCGGGCGGAACGTAGCTCAGGTGAGCCCCCCAGGTGGGAGGACTTCTTTACCGTGGAGACCCTACCGGACAGCCAGAACAGCCTCAACAGCCAATCAGAGCCCTGCTCCGTCCCAGGCTCCTCCCCCTCCAGGAGGACAGACTCACAGACACCTGAAGTGTTCAGCGAACAGGAGGAGAGCCCGGATGACAACTTCAGTCTGGCTCTGTCCGCCTCCTTGTCCAACCATTCCTCACAGAACCAGGACTCAGATCCTCCTCGCACCTTCATCCATTCACAGAACGCCAGCGGCTCCCCGGAAGAGTTACCCGAGTCTCAGGCGTCGTCGGACTTTGACATTCCCTGCACCCCAGAGTCCAAGAGGCCAACCCCTGACGAACTGTCTCAactctacaggaagttggcatcgGGAGAGGAAGTGCTGCTGCAGACAGGAAGTCAGTGTTCTACGTGA